From the genome of Myxococcaceae bacterium JPH2, one region includes:
- a CDS encoding trypsin-like peptidase domain-containing protein has translation MVAWPPSSLLALRGPLLVGVACLGILACGHAEPEEPAVCSEEPRAEVSSQWQCGPTLDFTPVNHYEGEFADVVQEREDAVVLIDGRCTGTLIAAEAGPVVLTAGHCAGLGDTTFLVFNFEDDPDGDALMTNGTVIEQSSEPDYALILPDTLPAAIPTPLTTRITEALAIIQHPRGMKKVIAEGRFLGACHRQLYYGDLDTLVGSSGASVLNRQGYVLGVHTDGDCDEKGHGSNRGWSAESIVEASPYLVPGDLADR, from the coding sequence ATGGTTGCCTGGCCCCCCAGTTCCCTGTTGGCACTGAGGGGGCCTCTCCTCGTGGGCGTCGCGTGTCTGGGCATCCTGGCCTGTGGTCACGCGGAGCCCGAGGAGCCCGCCGTCTGTTCGGAGGAGCCGCGCGCCGAAGTGAGCAGTCAATGGCAGTGCGGCCCCACCCTCGACTTCACGCCCGTCAATCATTACGAGGGCGAGTTCGCGGACGTGGTGCAGGAGCGCGAGGACGCGGTCGTCTTGATTGATGGCCGCTGTACCGGGACGCTCATCGCCGCCGAGGCGGGTCCCGTGGTGTTGACCGCGGGGCACTGCGCGGGGCTCGGAGACACGACGTTTCTGGTCTTCAACTTCGAGGATGACCCCGACGGCGACGCGTTGATGACGAATGGAACCGTCATCGAGCAATCGTCCGAGCCGGACTACGCGCTCATCCTGCCGGACACGCTGCCCGCGGCCATTCCGACTCCCCTGACGACGCGCATCACCGAAGCGCTGGCCATCATCCAGCACCCGCGCGGCATGAAGAAGGTCATCGCCGAGGGCCGATTCCTCGGCGCGTGTCATCGCCAGCTCTATTACGGGGACCTGGACACGTTGGTCGGCAGCTCGGGCGCGAGCGTCCTCAACCGGCAGGGGTATGTGCTGGGCGTCCACACCGACGGCGACTGCGACGAGAAGGGCCATGGCTCCAATCGGGGCTGGAGCGCGGAGTCCATCGTCGAGGCCTCGCCCTACCTCGTGCCCGGCGACCTCGCCGATCGCTGA
- a CDS encoding prolyl oligopeptidase family serine peptidase → MSTLRAFAACVAVSLWALATPASAASSFRTLSVTTRDGVALQGNVFTPDTAGLHPVILFVTSWAVPNLEYLAQAQQLADAGYVVASYTPRGFYTSGGSIDTAGPKDIADLSEVIDWVVANTPADATRIGAAGVSYGAGLTLIGSAFDSRIRAVAALSAWTDLTYSLFANQTRHLQSAGLLWLSAELTGRPSAEMRQVLTDFFANENLDGVVAYAQVRGAATYLPRINANRPAILIENAYGDSFFAPNQLGDFFTQLTGPKRLELRPGDHAIPELTGILGLPNDAWLSLRRWFDQYLRGVNTGIATEAPVQLLVRGQGTYEGSASWSAIASSAARYHLSEVHWWNREGDLQSGAQTGWSATIVGGGDTVANGGVVLLTNGAEALTGEPPSAWIPAVDRTSAGVWQSDWLSSARRVRGAAHLHLTVTPGRSGQTTVVAYLYDTNWAGTGSLVTHVAVTLRNVVAGQPYTVDADFPATAYDVPSGDRLSLVLDTVDPLYADKAPALTSVKFSSPAGNPSYVSVPLK, encoded by the coding sequence ATGTCCACGTTGCGAGCCTTTGCCGCATGTGTCGCTGTGTCGTTGTGGGCCCTGGCCACCCCCGCCTCGGCCGCCTCGTCCTTCCGAACCCTGTCTGTCACCACCCGGGATGGCGTGGCGTTGCAAGGAAATGTCTTCACGCCGGACACGGCGGGACTGCATCCGGTCATCCTGTTCGTGACGAGTTGGGCGGTGCCCAACCTGGAGTACCTGGCGCAGGCGCAGCAGCTCGCGGACGCGGGCTACGTGGTGGCGTCGTATACGCCGCGCGGTTTCTACACGTCCGGTGGCTCCATCGACACGGCGGGCCCCAAAGACATCGCTGACTTGTCGGAGGTCATTGACTGGGTGGTCGCCAACACGCCCGCGGATGCTACGCGCATCGGCGCGGCGGGCGTCTCGTATGGCGCGGGGCTGACCTTGATTGGCTCCGCGTTCGACTCGCGCATCCGCGCCGTGGCCGCGCTGAGCGCTTGGACGGACCTCACGTATTCGCTGTTCGCGAACCAGACGCGCCATCTGCAGAGCGCCGGGTTGTTGTGGCTGTCGGCGGAGCTGACGGGACGGCCCTCGGCGGAGATGCGCCAGGTGCTGACGGACTTCTTCGCCAACGAGAACCTGGATGGAGTCGTCGCGTATGCCCAGGTGCGTGGCGCCGCGACCTATCTGCCGCGCATCAATGCCAACCGTCCCGCCATCCTCATCGAGAATGCGTACGGCGACAGCTTCTTCGCGCCGAACCAGCTCGGTGACTTCTTCACCCAGCTCACCGGCCCGAAGCGGCTGGAGCTGCGCCCGGGGGACCACGCCATCCCCGAGCTGACCGGCATCCTGGGGCTGCCCAATGACGCGTGGCTGAGCCTGCGCCGCTGGTTCGACCAGTACCTGCGCGGCGTGAACACGGGCATCGCCACGGAGGCGCCCGTGCAGCTTCTGGTGCGCGGGCAGGGCACGTACGAGGGCTCCGCGTCGTGGAGCGCCATCGCGTCCAGTGCCGCGCGCTATCACCTGAGCGAGGTCCACTGGTGGAACCGCGAGGGAGACTTGCAGTCGGGGGCGCAGACGGGCTGGAGCGCGACCATCGTGGGCGGCGGTGACACCGTGGCCAACGGCGGCGTGGTGCTGCTGACCAACGGCGCCGAGGCCCTCACGGGCGAGCCGCCCAGCGCGTGGATTCCCGCGGTGGACCGCACGAGCGCGGGCGTGTGGCAGTCGGATTGGCTGTCGAGCGCACGCCGGGTTCGCGGCGCGGCCCACCTGCACCTGACCGTGACGCCGGGTCGCTCCGGGCAGACGACGGTGGTGGCCTATCTCTACGACACGAACTGGGCGGGCACCGGCAGCCTCGTCACGCACGTGGCCGTCACGCTGCGCAACGTGGTGGCGGGCCAGCCGTACACCGTGGACGCGGACTTCCCGGCCACGGCTTATGACGTGCCGAGCGGGGACCGGCTGTCGCTCGTCCTCGACACGGTGGATCCGCTCTACGCGGACAAGGCGCCGGCGCTCACCTCGGTGAAGTTCTCGTCGCCCGCGGGCAATCCGTCCTACGTGTCCGTGCCGCTGAAGTAG
- a CDS encoding glycosyltransferase family 4 protein: MTTSPPRIVFAIETTLGNAVFLQNLQRALAERTDITPVWLPIDEHADDVWEHLPLVRSRLSLRGGLRARAALRRTEAEEPVWAAVVHTQRMAHLAHDFMSRVPSVISTDATPSGLEDYLRYYGMRSQHGGWLGVAKNALHRRTYSVAKGMLSFSSFTKRSLVEEYGVPDTRVHVLWPSVDTTLWKPAPERKPRDGVVRLLFVGGDLGRKGGQLLLRWARETRQRGWRLDLVTSSDLAAPPGVHLHVGVRPNSPELIELAQAADLFVLPTLADMSSWAIAEAKAAGLAVVTTSTGGVGELVRDGVDGRLVPVGDYAALASALDALVAQPDTLREMGQAARRMAEERMDLRTTCDQMLAFIRRVTHA; encoded by the coding sequence ATGACGACATCGCCCCCGCGCATCGTGTTCGCCATTGAGACGACGCTTGGCAACGCGGTCTTCCTCCAGAACCTCCAGCGCGCCTTGGCGGAACGCACCGACATCACCCCGGTGTGGCTGCCCATCGACGAGCACGCCGATGACGTGTGGGAGCACTTGCCCCTCGTGCGCTCCCGTCTGTCGTTGAGAGGTGGACTGCGCGCCCGCGCGGCGCTCCGCCGGACCGAGGCGGAGGAGCCCGTGTGGGCCGCCGTCGTCCACACGCAGCGGATGGCGCACCTGGCCCATGACTTCATGAGCCGGGTGCCAAGTGTCATCTCCACGGACGCCACGCCGAGCGGCCTGGAGGACTACCTCCGGTACTACGGGATGCGCTCCCAGCACGGCGGATGGCTGGGGGTGGCGAAGAACGCGCTGCACCGCCGCACCTACTCCGTGGCCAAGGGCATGCTGTCGTTCTCCTCGTTCACCAAGCGCTCGCTGGTGGAGGAGTACGGCGTGCCCGACACGCGCGTCCATGTCCTCTGGCCCAGCGTCGACACCACGCTGTGGAAACCCGCGCCGGAGCGCAAGCCTCGCGACGGCGTGGTGCGGCTGCTCTTCGTGGGAGGAGACCTGGGACGCAAGGGCGGGCAGCTGCTCTTGCGCTGGGCCCGAGAGACGCGTCAACGCGGGTGGCGCCTGGACCTGGTGACATCCTCGGACCTCGCAGCGCCCCCTGGCGTTCACCTTCACGTGGGCGTGCGGCCGAACTCACCGGAACTCATCGAGCTGGCCCAGGCCGCGGACCTCTTCGTGCTCCCGACCCTGGCGGACATGTCCTCCTGGGCCATCGCCGAGGCGAAGGCCGCGGGCCTCGCCGTCGTCACCACGTCCACGGGAGGCGTGGGCGAGCTGGTGCGCGATGGCGTGGACGGACGGCTCGTGCCCGTGGGTGACTACGCCGCGCTCGCCAGCGCATTGGACGCGCTGGTGGCCCAGCCGGACACGCTGCGCGAGATGGGGCAAGCGGCCCGGCGCATGGCGGAGGAGCGGATGGACCTGCGGACGACGTGCGACCAGATGCTCGCCTTCATCCGCAGGGTCACCCACGCTTGA
- a CDS encoding class I SAM-dependent methyltransferase, which yields MSAQYDQIGEKVADWDVLPVRSDVLEGHTFFNALGSVKGLDVLDLACGDGLYTRQLKARGAQRVVGVDISEEMIRGARRVEEAEHAGIAYHVADVADMAPLGHFDRVTAVYLLHYANSPEHMLRMCRNIHAHLKPGGSFVTYAFNPEFSARGPNSTRFGITMLDFPLEPRDGHPISAVLHTKTPFTIHFSYWSRATHEQVLREAGFHAITWTRPECSPAGVRARGQAFWQDYLDNPHAVALRCEKKA from the coding sequence ATGTCGGCGCAATATGACCAGATTGGGGAGAAGGTCGCGGACTGGGATGTCTTGCCGGTGCGCTCGGATGTCCTCGAAGGCCATACCTTCTTCAACGCGCTCGGCTCCGTGAAGGGCCTGGATGTCCTCGACCTCGCGTGTGGCGATGGACTCTACACGCGGCAACTCAAGGCGCGCGGGGCACAGCGGGTGGTGGGCGTGGACATCTCGGAGGAGATGATTCGCGGCGCCAGGCGCGTCGAGGAGGCCGAGCACGCCGGCATCGCGTACCACGTGGCCGATGTGGCGGACATGGCGCCCCTGGGCCACTTCGACCGCGTGACGGCTGTCTATCTCTTGCACTACGCGAACTCGCCCGAGCACATGTTGCGCATGTGCCGGAACATCCATGCCCACCTGAAGCCCGGGGGCAGCTTCGTCACGTATGCCTTCAACCCCGAGTTCAGCGCGCGGGGGCCCAACAGCACGCGCTTTGGCATCACGATGCTGGACTTCCCGCTGGAGCCTCGGGACGGGCACCCCATCAGCGCGGTGCTGCACACGAAGACGCCCTTCACCATCCACTTCTCCTATTGGAGCCGCGCGACGCACGAGCAGGTGCTGCGCGAGGCGGGCTTCCACGCCATCACCTGGACGCGCCCCGAGTGCTCGCCCGCCGGAGTGCGCGCGCGGGGACAGGCCTTCTGGCAGGACTATCTGGACAATCCCCACGCGGTCGCCCTGCGCTGTGAGAAGAAGGCGTAA
- a CDS encoding MerR family transcriptional regulator: MSRLLYAIGEVSRITGLSVKALRLYQEKGLLEPSRVDPASGYRYYTEQDISVAHTLRALRDLQLSLEEIRGVLTELDQGAPFAQQLARIRARLAEEAASAQRSVLALDALMRHQAQAEAYLRAPPPLDERWLPAVRVAVHRSRGRYSDASVVFPRLFAACGPHVAGAPFCLLHEAEYREDDADLSWCVPLVPGATPAGVHVEELPEVQAATLVHTGPPESVGPSWARLFSHLHAKERVPALPLRETYLRVGTSSGTSWMTELALPWDAGAA; encoded by the coding sequence GTGAGTCGACTGCTGTATGCCATTGGCGAGGTGTCGCGCATCACCGGCCTGAGCGTGAAGGCCCTGCGGCTCTATCAAGAGAAGGGACTGCTCGAGCCCTCGCGCGTGGACCCCGCCTCGGGTTATCGCTACTACACCGAGCAAGACATCTCCGTGGCCCACACCCTGCGCGCGCTCCGCGACCTGCAGCTGTCGCTGGAAGAGATTCGCGGGGTGCTCACCGAGCTGGACCAGGGCGCCCCGTTCGCGCAGCAACTGGCGCGCATCCGAGCCCGCCTCGCCGAGGAAGCAGCCAGCGCGCAGCGCTCCGTGCTCGCGCTCGACGCCCTGATGCGACATCAAGCCCAGGCGGAGGCCTACCTGCGGGCTCCCCCACCGCTCGACGAGCGCTGGCTCCCCGCCGTCCGCGTCGCGGTGCACCGCTCCCGAGGGCGCTACTCGGATGCCTCGGTGGTCTTCCCTCGGCTGTTCGCGGCGTGCGGACCCCACGTGGCGGGCGCGCCGTTCTGCCTCCTCCACGAAGCGGAGTACCGCGAGGACGACGCGGACCTGTCGTGGTGCGTCCCCCTGGTCCCTGGGGCCACGCCAGCAGGAGTCCACGTCGAGGAGCTGCCCGAGGTCCAGGCCGCGACGCTCGTCCACACGGGGCCACCCGAGTCCGTGGGGCCCTCCTGGGCGCGACTGTTTTCCCATCTCCACGCGAAGGAGCGCGTCCCCGCCCTCCCCCTGCGCGAGACCTATCTGCGCGTGGGGACCTCCAGCGGCACCTCCTGGATGACCGAGCTTGCGCTGCCCTGGGATGCTGGCGCCGCCTGA
- a CDS encoding alpha/beta hydrolase, translating to MAAVLGALTLLALIAAGLGWWWMGRAMFEPGTVEQTLAARGESLDVPPGQQADAPFWQVTSDVRLHHEVVGEGRDVIVVHGGPGLPPAKPWRAATRPDSALRWHFYAQRGCGDSTRPFLEAPTGGTWQRMQAVEARLGLAAQLADLERIRRLLGKERLTLVGHSFGALVAALYAAEWPEHVEALVLVAPAPLVTMPVGEDDLFTQVQARLDPTGQQSLAEWLRHTFEFPARLKDDEPHLAQHFANFGPLYAQAVHRERPEAQLPDSGAAGGFLSLGLYLSLGRHHDWSTWLRRVRAPTLVIHGAKDLQPRSATARMVEALPHARLVELPGSGHFPFEEQPEAFATTVRDFLAETRQ from the coding sequence ATGGCCGCGGTCCTGGGAGCCCTCACGCTGCTGGCACTCATCGCAGCGGGCCTCGGCTGGTGGTGGATGGGACGCGCGATGTTCGAACCCGGCACGGTGGAGCAGACCCTGGCCGCGCGGGGCGAATCGCTCGACGTGCCCCCAGGGCAACAGGCGGATGCACCCTTCTGGCAGGTGACCTCGGACGTGCGGCTCCATCACGAAGTCGTGGGCGAGGGCCGAGACGTCATCGTCGTGCATGGCGGCCCGGGGCTGCCTCCCGCGAAGCCCTGGCGCGCGGCGACGCGGCCGGACAGCGCCCTGCGCTGGCACTTCTATGCGCAGCGCGGCTGCGGCGACTCCACCCGTCCTTTCCTCGAGGCACCGACCGGTGGCACCTGGCAGCGCATGCAAGCGGTGGAGGCGCGCCTGGGTCTCGCCGCGCAGCTCGCGGACCTGGAGCGCATCCGACGCCTGCTCGGAAAGGAGCGCCTCACCCTGGTGGGCCACTCCTTCGGCGCGCTGGTGGCCGCGCTCTATGCCGCGGAGTGGCCAGAGCATGTGGAGGCCCTGGTCCTGGTGGCGCCCGCGCCCCTGGTGACGATGCCCGTTGGAGAGGACGACCTCTTCACCCAGGTCCAAGCGCGGTTGGATCCAACAGGCCAGCAATCCCTGGCGGAATGGCTGCGCCACACCTTCGAGTTCCCCGCGCGCCTGAAGGATGACGAGCCCCACCTCGCCCAACACTTCGCGAACTTCGGACCGCTGTATGCGCAGGCCGTGCATCGCGAGCGTCCCGAGGCGCAGCTCCCCGACTCCGGCGCTGCGGGCGGATTCCTCTCCCTGGGCCTCTACCTGAGCCTGGGACGCCACCACGACTGGAGCACCTGGCTGCGCCGGGTCCGAGCCCCCACGCTCGTCATCCACGGCGCCAAGGACCTCCAGCCGCGCTCCGCCACCGCACGCATGGTAGAAGCCCTGCCCCACGCACGGCTCGTGGAGCTGCCAGGCAGCGGACACTTTCCTTTCGAGGAACAACCCGAGGCCTTCGCCACCACGGTGCGAGACTTCCTCGCGGAGACGAGACAGTGA
- a CDS encoding alpha-ketoglutarate-dependent dioxygenase AlkB, translated as MPGLSSIQLDAAHEILVGALPRELVPDVAGFEALWALHPAEFHEIKIHGRQVRTPRWQQAYGADYHYTGRVNRALPLVPPMDAWLAWAREGFDARLNGLLLNWYDGTVGHYIGKHRDSDVNRIDGTPIVTLSFGEQRSFRMRPWRGEGFIDIPAVHGGVIVVPWSTNRAFTHEVPPSAQARGRRVSVTLRAFSA; from the coding sequence ATGCCTGGGCTCAGCTCGATTCAGCTCGATGCGGCGCACGAGATCCTGGTGGGCGCGTTGCCGCGCGAGCTGGTGCCGGACGTCGCGGGATTCGAAGCCCTGTGGGCGCTGCATCCCGCCGAGTTCCATGAGATCAAGATTCATGGTCGGCAGGTGCGCACGCCGCGGTGGCAGCAGGCGTACGGCGCGGACTACCACTACACGGGGCGAGTCAACCGGGCGTTGCCCTTGGTTCCGCCGATGGATGCGTGGCTGGCGTGGGCGCGAGAGGGCTTCGACGCGCGCCTCAATGGGCTCCTCTTGAACTGGTACGACGGCACGGTGGGCCACTACATCGGCAAACACCGAGACAGCGACGTCAACCGCATCGACGGGACGCCCATCGTGACGCTCTCGTTCGGGGAGCAGCGCTCGTTTCGGATGCGGCCGTGGCGGGGCGAGGGCTTCATCGACATCCCCGCGGTGCACGGCGGCGTCATCGTGGTGCCGTGGTCGACGAACCGCGCCTTCACGCACGAGGTCCCGCCGTCCGCGCAGGCTCGCGGTCGGCGGGTCTCGGTGACGCTGCGCGCGTTCAGCGCCTGA
- a CDS encoding alpha/beta fold hydrolase — MSSWSWSWCALGCLLLAAPARSWAQHKPGDVVIERGTVELEPGTRVAYELGTLYVPENRQKPESRLIGVGFARLKAPRPTGAPPVFWLPGGPGLSVLGSLIDNDAAGKGRLRSWLTFGAVGDLVVVEQRGFTRRGEMLESPNDAMPLDRPASAQAEAEAMRALAKRAVAENPGKDLSGYDITEFVADVDAVRRALGYPKISLFGGSFGSQWSLAVMRLHPEIVARAVLSGVEPLNNGYDMPSHVFASLQRIAFDADRDPGLAPYLPKGGMMEAVRVLHRRFASGPVRVQVRDDAGQTQTVVLGAEDLQLSLDSHTQEAEQWPAFILSLYHGHYEDWAREVIAGRVAGKTKLIGPLVDSSLGVTAEREHLLRTDSAIEMLGTWNFEANIASAPDWPTRDVGDAVRKPVPNSIPVVFVHGDWDTSTPIDNTLGLLPYFPNGHAILVHRGGHDGTFYLLRNEPAAKSAVYEFLKTGKTAGLPHEVTLPLPSFAVPSFAPPAASAKTPAP, encoded by the coding sequence ATGTCGTCGTGGTCGTGGTCGTGGTGTGCCTTGGGGTGTCTCCTGCTCGCGGCGCCTGCGCGAAGCTGGGCCCAGCACAAACCAGGGGACGTGGTCATCGAGCGCGGCACCGTCGAACTCGAACCTGGAACCCGCGTGGCCTATGAGCTGGGCACCCTCTACGTGCCCGAGAACCGGCAGAAGCCGGAGAGCCGCCTCATCGGCGTGGGATTCGCTCGCCTCAAAGCGCCTCGGCCCACCGGCGCGCCGCCGGTGTTCTGGCTCCCGGGCGGTCCGGGCCTGAGCGTCCTCGGCTCGCTCATCGACAATGACGCGGCCGGAAAGGGCCGACTGCGCTCCTGGCTGACCTTCGGTGCCGTGGGTGACCTGGTCGTCGTCGAGCAGCGCGGCTTCACCCGACGGGGCGAGATGCTCGAGTCCCCCAACGACGCCATGCCCCTGGACCGTCCCGCCTCCGCTCAAGCCGAGGCCGAGGCCATGCGCGCCCTGGCCAAGCGGGCCGTCGCGGAGAACCCAGGGAAGGACCTGTCCGGCTACGACATCACCGAGTTCGTCGCCGACGTGGACGCCGTGCGACGCGCACTCGGCTATCCGAAGATCAGCCTGTTCGGTGGCAGCTTCGGGTCGCAGTGGAGCCTCGCCGTGATGCGGCTGCACCCGGAGATTGTCGCGCGCGCGGTGCTGTCGGGCGTGGAGCCGCTGAACAATGGCTACGACATGCCTTCGCACGTCTTCGCGTCACTCCAGCGCATCGCCTTCGATGCCGACCGCGACCCCGGCCTCGCCCCGTATCTGCCCAAGGGCGGGATGATGGAGGCCGTGCGCGTGCTACACCGCCGCTTCGCCTCGGGCCCCGTGCGCGTCCAGGTCCGCGACGACGCGGGACAGACCCAGACCGTCGTCCTGGGCGCCGAGGACCTCCAGCTCTCGCTCGACTCACACACCCAGGAGGCCGAGCAATGGCCGGCCTTCATCCTCTCGCTCTACCACGGGCACTATGAGGACTGGGCGCGCGAGGTCATCGCCGGACGCGTGGCCGGAAAAACCAAGCTCATCGGCCCATTGGTGGACAGCAGCCTCGGGGTCACCGCCGAGCGTGAGCACCTGCTGCGCACCGACTCCGCCATCGAGATGCTGGGGACCTGGAACTTCGAGGCGAACATCGCCTCGGCGCCCGACTGGCCCACCCGCGACGTGGGAGACGCGGTGCGAAAGCCTGTCCCCAACTCAATTCCTGTCGTGTTCGTGCACGGGGACTGGGACACCTCGACGCCCATCGACAACACCCTCGGCCTGCTGCCGTACTTCCCCAATGGCCACGCCATCCTCGTCCACCGCGGTGGCCACGACGGCACGTTCTATCTGCTCCGGAACGAGCCTGCCGCGAAGAGCGCGGTCTATGAGTTCCTCAAGACGGGCAAGACGGCCGGTCTCCCGCACGAAGTGACGTTGCCGCTGCCCAGCTTCGCCGTGCCTTCCTTCGCACCGCCCGCGGCCAGCGCGAAGACTCCCGCGCCATAG
- a CDS encoding PQQ-binding-like beta-propeller repeat protein: MHAPSPASPLLITAFNGLVVAHDRTDGTRQWTFTVPSQSVPGVRPRPTLAEVHDDGVFVLAGASEGSWKKRAFVEVYALDASSGRLRWAQRVEGSPTPVFAGGAMLVEGGQVIVAYNDVLVAFAAASGEVQWNQGNEHGGSAHMPLIQMSTLGTRARQLL; the protein is encoded by the coding sequence ATGCACGCACCCTCACCCGCGAGTCCTCTGCTCATCACGGCGTTCAATGGCTTGGTCGTGGCCCACGACCGCACCGATGGCACCCGCCAGTGGACGTTCACCGTGCCAAGCCAATCCGTCCCCGGTGTTCGTCCTCGCCCGACGCTTGCCGAGGTGCACGACGACGGAGTGTTCGTGCTCGCGGGTGCCTCGGAGGGAAGCTGGAAGAAGCGAGCCTTCGTCGAGGTGTACGCGCTCGACGCCTCGAGCGGACGACTGAGGTGGGCCCAGCGCGTGGAGGGCAGCCCCACGCCGGTGTTCGCGGGAGGCGCCATGCTCGTAGAGGGCGGCCAGGTCATCGTGGCCTACAACGACGTGCTCGTGGCCTTCGCGGCGGCCTCCGGAGAGGTCCAGTGGAACCAGGGAAACGAGCACGGCGGCAGCGCGCACATGCCCCTCATCCAGATGAGCACCCTGGGCACACGCGCGCGCCAGTTGCTCTGA
- a CDS encoding LysM peptidoglycan-binding domain-containing protein, translating to MSNYRIRPGDTLSGLAARFGTTVAKLARDNNIKNPDLIYAGATLRVGHSSRDTFDAGGSKPGKGHGARPTGGGQDVGGPTAAGPSNASASMRRLADAARSTAMGMGGYNSQGLCATGVSRSLRNALGISVSGNGNQIDNNLPRNKFKQVNMSLEEALKTPGLILTWESTSSRLGSIYGHTAVTLGDGHSSASDFIERNTTNNGRTGFKVFMPID from the coding sequence ATGTCAAACTACCGCATCCGCCCTGGCGATACCCTCTCTGGCCTGGCTGCCCGCTTCGGCACCACCGTGGCGAAGCTGGCCCGCGACAACAACATCAAGAACCCCGATCTCATCTATGCCGGCGCCACGCTGCGCGTCGGGCATTCGAGCCGGGACACGTTCGACGCGGGCGGGAGCAAGCCTGGGAAGGGCCATGGCGCGCGCCCGACGGGCGGGGGTCAGGACGTGGGTGGCCCGACGGCCGCGGGCCCCAGCAACGCGAGCGCTTCGATGCGCCGGCTGGCGGATGCGGCGCGCTCGACCGCGATGGGCATGGGTGGCTACAACAGCCAGGGCCTGTGCGCCACGGGCGTGAGCCGCTCGCTCCGCAACGCGCTGGGCATCAGCGTGTCGGGCAATGGCAACCAGATTGACAACAACCTGCCGCGCAACAAGTTCAAGCAGGTCAACATGTCGCTGGAAGAGGCGCTGAAGACGCCGGGCCTCATCCTCACGTGGGAGAGCACGTCCTCGCGCCTGGGCAGCATCTACGGCCACACGGCGGTCACGCTGGGCGACGGCCACTCTTCCGCCAGCGACTTCATCGAGCGCAACACCACCAACAACGGTCGCACGGGCTTCAAGGTCTTCATGCCCATCGACTGA
- a CDS encoding 2OG-Fe(II) oxygenase: MSAATLEEGPLRGPSFFFSRTALRALALAHRDRYGPAKPYPHVVIDGFLGPSLASELAERFPGATEASWKRRDHVEQAARLGQLQRKAFEDVPGPLRHLLSEFSSMSFIDFLETLTGVQGLIADPHFRGAGLHLTLRGGHLALHADFNRDRFRALTRRLTVLYYLNPGWEAAWGGDLELWSADLSRCETRIAPLLDRLVVMAHGDDYWHGHPSPLECPEGRGRAAVAAYFYTAEESPHAPEPHSALWAPPRSP, from the coding sequence GTGAGCGCCGCGACTCTTGAAGAAGGCCCGCTGCGGGGCCCCAGCTTCTTTTTCAGCCGCACGGCCCTCCGTGCCCTCGCGCTCGCGCATCGCGACCGGTACGGCCCGGCGAAGCCCTACCCTCACGTCGTCATCGATGGCTTCCTGGGCCCGTCCCTCGCCTCCGAGCTGGCCGAGCGCTTCCCCGGCGCGACCGAGGCGAGTTGGAAGCGCCGCGACCATGTCGAGCAGGCGGCGCGCCTGGGACAGCTTCAGCGCAAGGCCTTCGAGGACGTGCCCGGACCGCTCCGACACCTGCTGTCCGAGTTCTCCAGCATGTCGTTCATCGACTTCCTCGAGACGCTCACCGGCGTTCAAGGCCTCATCGCGGATCCCCACTTCCGCGGGGCCGGGCTGCACCTCACGCTGAGGGGCGGCCACCTCGCCCTGCACGCCGACTTCAACCGGGACCGCTTCCGCGCGCTCACGCGGCGCCTCACCGTCCTGTACTACTTGAACCCGGGATGGGAGGCCGCCTGGGGCGGAGACCTGGAGCTGTGGAGCGCGGACCTGTCGCGCTGCGAGACACGGATTGCCCCGCTGCTCGATCGCCTGGTCGTGATGGCCCACGGCGATGACTACTGGCACGGCCACCCCTCGCCCCTGGAATGCCCCGAGGGACGGGGACGCGCCGCGGTCGCGGCCTACTTCTACACCGCCGAGGAATCCCCCCACGCGCCCGAGCCCCACAGCGCGCTCTGGGCACCTCCGCGCTCCCCCTGA
- a CDS encoding AAA family ATPase, producing MRIAVSGTHRVGKSTLVDELSELLPTYVTVEEPYAQMEEEGYVFALPPTVEDFEAQLSRSLSDLSEAGHDVVFDRCPVDFLGYLLAHEDADAFELESWLPRVREALQAIDLVVLVGIEDPDRIRLPSSEKAMRRAVDEKMRELLLDDPDALGVEVLEVEGSPMARAKQVLAHLERARALKAPSTTRR from the coding sequence ATGCGAATCGCTGTCTCCGGCACGCATCGCGTGGGGAAGAGCACCCTCGTCGATGAGCTGTCCGAACTTCTTCCCACCTACGTCACGGTGGAGGAGCCGTATGCCCAGATGGAAGAAGAGGGCTACGTGTTCGCGTTGCCGCCGACCGTCGAGGACTTCGAGGCGCAGCTCTCGCGCTCCTTGAGCGACCTCTCGGAGGCCGGACACGACGTGGTGTTCGATCGGTGTCCGGTGGACTTCCTCGGCTACCTGCTGGCCCATGAAGACGCCGATGCATTCGAGCTGGAGTCGTGGCTCCCTCGCGTGCGCGAGGCCCTCCAGGCGATTGACCTGGTCGTGCTGGTGGGCATCGAGGACCCGGATCGGATCCGCTTGCCTTCCTCGGAGAAGGCGATGCGCCGAGCCGTGGACGAGAAGATGCGGGAGCTTCTCCTCGATGACCCTGACGCGCTCGGCGTGGAGGTGCTCGAAGTGGAGGGCTCTCCGATGGCGCGCGCGAAGCAGGTGCTCGCGCACCTCGAGAGGGCGCGCGCGCTCAAAGCCCCTTCCACCACCAGGCGTTGA